DNA from Corynebacterium stationis:
GACCCTTGAAAGAAACCGCAGCGCAATCAGTAGCGGTGATAGGAACGCGCGCGATTTCGCCCTATGGCACACAAGCAACCAGAAAGGTGGTTGCTGACTTAGCCAAACACCAATGGACGATTGTCTCCGGCGGGGCATTAGGTGTTGATACTGTCGCGCACTCGGCAGCATTAGAGATGCACACCCCGACCATTGCGGTAGCCGCTTGCGGCATTGACTATGACTATCCCGCGCGCAATGCTCCGCTGTTTCATCGCATCGCGCAGACCGGCACCGTGGTCAGCGAATTCGCGCCGGGCACCACGCCGCAGCGCCACCGGTTCTTATCGCGCAACCGCCTAGTCGCCGCGATGACCGCAGGTACCGTTGTCGTGGAAGCAGCTTTTCGCTCCGGTGCGCTAAACACCCTCAACTGGGCGGAAGCACTCGGCAAAGTCGCCATGGCCGTTCCCGGGCCGATTACCACCGCGGGCTCGTTGGGCTGTCACCAGCGCATCCAAGAAAATCGCGCGCAACTGGTCACCAGTGGGGAAGAGATACGTGAGCTCATCGGAAAGATTGGCGAAGCCGATTCCGGCGCGCAGTATGAATTAGACTTCGCCGCCAACCCAGTTCAGTCACTATCGCGCAATGAGCTGAAAGTCTATGACGCGGTTCCGGTCGATAGCGGACACACAGCCGAGGACATCGCACGCGATGCCGGCATGCGCGTTCCTTTGGTCGTCCACCTGTTGGTGATCTTGGAAAAGCAAGCACTTATTCGAAGGGAGGGCAAAAATTGGATTAAACTTCTAAACCATGAGTAATACCCAATTGGTTGAAGCTATTTATGACTTTGCCGAGCACCAGCGCCTGGTACTCGGCAGGTCTGAAGCGACCATTAAGGGATACACCTCAGATTTGCTGGACTTGGCAAAGACCATCGACAGCTTTTCTAGCTTTACTCTTCCTCGTCTGCGCAACTGGCTTGCCGCTGCAGTTGCTGAAGGCAAAGCGCGCTCGACTCTTGCGCGGCGCACTGCTTCGGTCAAAGCCTTTTCCACTTGGGCGGTTAAACAGGGCTATCTGCGCACCGATGAAGCCGCGAAGCTCTCAAGCCCGAAAGTTCCTAAACACCTGCCGAAGGTTTTAGACCCTAAAGAAGCCAGCGCGGCGATGGACAATGCGAAATCTGCAGACGAGCTACACTTGGTGCGCGATACAGCCATGCTCGAACTGTTATACGCCACCGGCATGCGCGTATCCGAACTAACTGGGATCGACCTGCATGAAATCGACTCTTCCCGGCAGACCATTCGCGTGCTTGGCAAAGGTAACAAAGAAAGAATCGTTCCTTTCGGCGATGCTGCCAACACTGCTTTAAATGCGTGGCTTGCGCGCCGGGAGGAACTCGCCAAGGACCCCGATGCGCTATTTGTGGGCACACGCGGAAAGCGCATCGATCAGCGGCAAGTGCGCAGGGTTGTGGAAGCTGCTGGCGAAGTTTCCCCGCACGCATTGCGCCACTCGACAGCAACACACCTTCTCGAAGGCGGCGCAGATTTACGCGTGGTACAAGAACTGCTGGGTCACTCCTCCTTGCAAACCACGCAGGTCTATACTCATGTCACGTCAGAGCGGCTGAAGAAAGTCTTTAACCAGGCACATCCACGGGCTTAAGACGGATAGTCGGAGCAAGCAGCGATAGGGGATTGATGTAATTGTCCTCGCCCGTGCGCGCACCCCAATGCAGGCCTGGGTAGCCATCAAAAGAATGCCCCAGCTTGCCGATGACTTCTCCTTCGCCCACCTGCTCGCCCTGCTTTACCCATGCGTGCACGGGTTGATAGGTGGTGCGAATCCCGCCATGTTGAATAGATACCGTAGGCGTTCCTGCCACCACGCCGGCAAACGCGACGGTGCCATCGCCCGCCGCAAGCACCTCATCGCCAACGCTCAAACGAAGATCCACGCCGCGGTGTCCAGGAAGCCAATTATGTTCCGGTGGGTCATAGGGACGTAAAACGGAAGTTGCATAAGACGCACCGGTAGTGGGGTCCACCCACGCGAGGAGAAAAGGGATAAACAAAAGCCATATTTTTCGCATGGTTTAAGCCTGATTTAGCAGTGGGCAAATGGACAGGGGAACATCGACAAGCACTGCGAAAATGTGGATAACTTGGCCAACTATATGACGGGGCAACAAAATATTGTGGACAACTTTCGCGCCGGTTTGATAAGTGAGAAGGTTCTGTCTAAACTCGTGCGTGCAGTGTGTCAAGAGCATGCTGACTTCGCGCGGCGAAGACAACTCATCGACAAGGTCCCTTCGCGGGTGTTGATTGAGATAGCTTCGCAGCCAGGGTGCGGCAAAACCGCACAATTATTGTACAAAACCGAAACTGAAAGCGAGCGAAACATGGCAGTTGTAACCATGCGCGAGCTCCTCGACGCTGGTGTGCACTTTGGTCACCAGACCCGTCGTTGGAACCCAAAAATGCGTCGTCACATCTTCACCGATCGTAACGGCATCTACATCATTGACTTGCAGCAAACCCTGACCTACATCGATGAAGCATTCGAGTTCGTCAAGGAAACCGTTGCTCACGGCGGTACCGTCTTGTTCGTTGGTACCAAGAAGCAGGCTCAGGAAGCAGTTGCTGAAGAGGCAACCCGCGTTGACATGCCTTACGTCAACCACCGTTGGTTGGGTGGCATGCTCACCAACTTCCAGACTGTCTCCAAGCGTCTGAAGCGCATGAAGGAACTTCAGGCAATGGACCAGGCTGAGGACGGCTACAAGGGCCGCACCAAGAAGGAAGTTCTCATGCTGACCCGCGAGCGCACCAAGCTGGAGCGCGTTCTCGGCGGCATCGCAGAGATGACCAAGGCTCCATCCGCACTGTGGATTGTTGACACCAACAAGGAGCACATCGCGGTTGCTGAGGCTCACAAGCTGAACATCCCTGTTGTTGCAATCTTGGATACCAACTGTGACCCAGATGACGTGAACTTCCCAATTCCAGGCAACGATGACGCAATCCGTGCAACCAAGTTGCTGACCGGCATCATCGCTACCGCTGTTGAAGAGGGCAAGAAGTCCCGCGAAGAGCGTCAGTTGGCAGCAGCTAAGGAAGCTGCTGGTGACACCACTGAGAAGGACGAGCGCGACGCAGCTGAGGCTGCGGCAGAGTCCGACCCAGCATCGGCTGAATAAGCTTATGTGACTTGCCCCCGTGCCGAGTACGGTGACGGGGGCTTGTTGTTGACATAGCCGACGGATGCAATGAAAATCGGCTACGCTATTTTTGTGAACATTGCTTGATTAAACAAGGAGGATCGCCCCGACTATGGCGAACTACACTGCTGCTGATGTAAAGGCACTGCGCGAAGCTACCGGCTCCGGCATGCTTGACTGCAAGAAGGCCCTGGAAGAAGCTGGCGGCGACTACGACAAGGCCGTCGAAATTTTGCGCATCAAGGGCGCAAAGTCCGTTTCCAAGCGTGCTGACCGTGAAGCTACCGAAGGCCTCGTTGCTGTTTCCGGTAACACCATGGTTGAAATCAACTGTGAGACCGACTTCGTTGCAAAGAACGCTGACTTCCGTGCTTTCGCTGACAAGATCGTTGAAGCAGCTGCTGCTGCTAAGGCTAACTCCACTGAGGAGCTCAACGCAGTTCAGGTTGAGGGCAAGGACGTAGCTACCGTCATCGACGAAGAGTCCGCAAAGATCGGCGAGAAGCTGCAGGCACGTCGTGCAGTTACCGTTGAAGGCGACAACGTTGCTGTTTACCTGCACCAGCGTTCCGCTGACCTGCCACCAGCAGTTGGCGTTCTGGTTTCCTACGAAGGCGACGCAGATGCAGCTCGTGCAGTTGCAATGCAGGTTGCTGCGATGAAGGCAGAGTACCTGACCCGCGAAGACGTTCCAGCTGAGATTGTGGAGAAAGAGCGCGAAATCGCTGAAGCTACCACTCGCGAAGAGGGCAAGCCTGAAGCTGCACTGCCTAAGATCGTTGAAGGCCGCCTGAATGGCTTCTACAAGTCCATCGTTCTTCTGGAGCAGGCTGCACTGTCTGACTCCAAGAAGACCGTGAAGCAGGTTGCTGAAGAAGCTGGCACCACCATCACCGGCTTTGTCCGCTACGAGGTTGGCGCTTAAGTTTTAAGCTGATGTGAAAACCCGGCCAGATGCCTGGCCGGGTTTTTGTGTGCCTAATGTAAGATAGAACAGACTCGAAATCACCATCAAGGAGACGTATCCCGTGACCACTGAAAGCCGTCGTACAGCCTATAAGCGCGTGATGTTAAAACTAGGCGGTGAAATGTTCGGCGGTGGGCAAGTCGGCATTGATCCGGATGTAGTAGAAAATGTAGCTCGTCAGATCGCAGAAATTGCTCGTTCCGGCACCGAGGTGGCAGTGGTCATCGGCGGCGGTAACTTCTTCCGTGGAGCAGAACTTTCCCAGCGTGGTATGGATCGTGCCCGTTCTGACTACATGGGCATGCTCGGCACGGTCATGAACTGCTTGGCTTTGCAGGACTTCCTGGGCCAGCTGGACGTTGACTGCCGCGTGCAGACCTCCATCAACATGGCGCAGGTTGCTGAGCCATATCTACCGCTGCGCGCTGTGCGCCACCTGGAAAAGGGACGCGTTGTTATCTTCGGCGCTGGCATGGGTATGCCATACTTCTCCACCGACACCACAGCTGCTCAGCGTGCATTGGAAATTGGTTGTGAGGTTCTATTCCTTGCCAAGGGCGTCGATGGCGTTTATTCCGACGATCCACGCTCTAACCCAGATGCAGAGCTCTATGATGAAATTACTCCACGTGAGGTCATCGAACGCGGCCTGAAAGTTGCAGATGCTACCGCATTTAGCCTGTGCATGGATAACTATATGCCGATTCTCGTATTCAACCTATTGACCGAGGGCAATATCGCCCGTGCCGTCAACGGTGAGCGTATCGGTACCTTGGTTCAGTCTTAGTCTGCTAAATTGAATTCGAATTAATAAGGAGATCACATCATGATTGATGAAATTCAGCTGGAATCAGAAGAGCGCATGGCTAACTCGGTGGAGCACACCCGTGAAGAACTGGTGACTATCCGCACCGGACGCGCTAACC
Protein-coding regions in this window:
- a CDS encoding tyrosine recombinase XerC, which produces MSNTQLVEAIYDFAEHQRLVLGRSEATIKGYTSDLLDLAKTIDSFSSFTLPRLRNWLAAAVAEGKARSTLARRTASVKAFSTWAVKQGYLRTDEAAKLSSPKVPKHLPKVLDPKEASAAMDNAKSADELHLVRDTAMLELLYATGMRVSELTGIDLHEIDSSRQTIRVLGKGNKERIVPFGDAANTALNAWLARREELAKDPDALFVGTRGKRIDQRQVRRVVEAAGEVSPHALRHSTATHLLEGGADLRVVQELLGHSSLQTTQVYTHVTSERLKKVFNQAHPRA
- the dprA gene encoding DNA-processing protein DprA, which gives rise to MFLCDTPEQAWVYINRVVEPPSRNLATLLSQHPVEKVAYGIYHQESWIGPVLGESAARRDWLRQQEDLDTLARIGARLITPESTEWPDFDRAFRFFGNSDAPTTFDREAIPPVCLWVRGRPLKETAAQSVAVIGTRAISPYGTQATRKVVADLAKHQWTIVSGGALGVDTVAHSAALEMHTPTIAVAACGIDYDYPARNAPLFHRIAQTGTVVSEFAPGTTPQRHRFLSRNRLVAAMTAGTVVVEAAFRSGALNTLNWAEALGKVAMAVPGPITTAGSLGCHQRIQENRAQLVTSGEEIRELIGKIGEADSGAQYELDFAANPVQSLSRNELKVYDAVPVDSGHTAEDIARDAGMRVPLVVHLLVILEKQALIRREGKNWIKLLNHE
- the rpsB gene encoding 30S ribosomal protein S2 codes for the protein MAVVTMRELLDAGVHFGHQTRRWNPKMRRHIFTDRNGIYIIDLQQTLTYIDEAFEFVKETVAHGGTVLFVGTKKQAQEAVAEEATRVDMPYVNHRWLGGMLTNFQTVSKRLKRMKELQAMDQAEDGYKGRTKKEVLMLTRERTKLERVLGGIAEMTKAPSALWIVDTNKEHIAVAEAHKLNIPVVAILDTNCDPDDVNFPIPGNDDAIRATKLLTGIIATAVEEGKKSREERQLAAAKEAAGDTTEKDERDAAEAAAESDPASAE
- a CDS encoding M23 family metallopeptidase: MRKIWLLFIPFLLAWVDPTTGASYATSVLRPYDPPEHNWLPGHRGVDLRLSVGDEVLAAGDGTVAFAGVVAGTPTVSIQHGGIRTTYQPVHAWVKQGEQVGEGEVIGKLGHSFDGYPGLHWGARTGEDNYINPLSLLAPTIRLKPVDVPG
- the tsf gene encoding translation elongation factor Ts, encoding MANYTAADVKALREATGSGMLDCKKALEEAGGDYDKAVEILRIKGAKSVSKRADREATEGLVAVSGNTMVEINCETDFVAKNADFRAFADKIVEAAAAAKANSTEELNAVQVEGKDVATVIDEESAKIGEKLQARRAVTVEGDNVAVYLHQRSADLPPAVGVLVSYEGDADAARAVAMQVAAMKAEYLTREDVPAEIVEKEREIAEATTREEGKPEAALPKIVEGRLNGFYKSIVLLEQAALSDSKKTVKQVAEEAGTTITGFVRYEVGA
- the pyrH gene encoding UMP kinase gives rise to the protein MLKLGGEMFGGGQVGIDPDVVENVARQIAEIARSGTEVAVVIGGGNFFRGAELSQRGMDRARSDYMGMLGTVMNCLALQDFLGQLDVDCRVQTSINMAQVAEPYLPLRAVRHLEKGRVVIFGAGMGMPYFSTDTTAAQRALEIGCEVLFLAKGVDGVYSDDPRSNPDAELYDEITPREVIERGLKVADATAFSLCMDNYMPILVFNLLTEGNIARAVNGERIGTLVQS